Proteins encoded in a region of the Romeriopsis navalis LEGE 11480 genome:
- a CDS encoding EAL domain-containing protein, translating into MITQLIQQIHAAAIRWSEDDGIQNSRVTFPNKLLRGGRSVLFGSTLTVGLLLGARQLSLLEPLEVSVFDRLTRMAPAPAVDQRLLIIGVTEQDLQKHGWPLSDATLAQLLQKLQSNQPRVVGLDLYRNIAQPPGQAKLTEQLRAANLIAITNVGSDPNAETVAPPPNIEDQRIGFNDLVLDPDGVVRRSLLFAETPEQEYYSFALRISLLYLAEEKPAFRYDATSMRIGKTEFRLLGKTSGGYQNLDARGYQTLLRYHGPNQLARQVSVAQVLSGEVKPEWIKDKVVLIGTTAPSIKDVFYTPYSASQTTEMMMPGIKIHGQIVSQILDSVAGKKSQYWFWSEPEKLLWLWSCSAVAGIFAWRFRHPATLAAVGLLSLGGIVGIGYGLFLQMGWIPLVEPVIGYGLTTLLVVAQRLFYSTYRDQLTGLLNRDAFLYQLRRSLKRRKAGQKNQDLAVVFLDLDQFKLINEGLGHATGDHLLISAAKRLRRALPKFSKLARVGGDEFAISLQHRTKDEITRVLDELQQIMAIPYHLEKQEVQLTVSAGLALTQAEYAHKPEDLLRDAHTAMYRAKSLGKSRYEVFATGMLKEAVERLQLESDIRQGIEAEEFLLYYQPIICLKTGRIAGFEALVRWQHHERGFMPPGLFIPLAEETGLIQPLGEWIFQQACHQAAQWQQQFPNYAALQMSINLSSSQFGQSNLIPILEQALKQAGLNGEAIKIEITESMVMGDVEAAIDLMLQIKSLGMKLSIDDFGTGYSSLSYLHRFPLDTLKVDRSFVSRMDESHEDSAIVQTIIALGQNMGMNIVAEGIEQDSQVQMLKALNCEYGQGYLFAKPLSSEAATDLLNQHPQW; encoded by the coding sequence ATGATTACGCAATTAATCCAGCAGATCCACGCCGCAGCTATTCGCTGGAGCGAAGATGACGGAATTCAGAATAGCCGGGTTACCTTTCCCAATAAGCTGTTACGGGGTGGGCGTTCTGTGCTTTTTGGCAGCACACTCACAGTCGGATTGCTATTGGGCGCACGCCAGTTAAGCCTGTTAGAGCCCTTAGAAGTATCAGTTTTCGATCGCTTAACCCGGATGGCACCCGCACCTGCAGTTGATCAACGTCTGCTCATCATTGGTGTCACCGAGCAAGATCTCCAAAAGCATGGTTGGCCTTTGTCGGATGCAACGCTAGCCCAACTCCTCCAGAAACTTCAAAGCAATCAGCCCCGCGTCGTTGGTCTTGACCTTTACCGAAATATTGCACAGCCGCCGGGACAAGCAAAACTCACAGAACAATTGCGGGCCGCAAACCTAATTGCGATTACAAATGTTGGCAGCGATCCGAACGCCGAAACCGTCGCCCCACCCCCAAATATCGAAGACCAACGCATTGGGTTTAATGATCTCGTGCTTGATCCCGATGGGGTAGTCAGACGCAGCCTACTATTTGCCGAAACCCCGGAACAAGAATACTATTCATTTGCCCTGCGCATTAGCCTGTTGTACTTGGCCGAAGAAAAACCAGCATTCCGTTACGATGCCACATCAATGCGGATTGGCAAAACCGAATTTAGGCTTTTAGGCAAGACTTCCGGTGGGTATCAAAACCTGGACGCTCGTGGCTATCAAACGCTATTGCGCTACCACGGCCCAAACCAACTAGCGCGACAAGTGTCGGTCGCTCAAGTCTTGAGCGGAGAAGTAAAGCCTGAATGGATCAAGGATAAAGTCGTTCTCATTGGCACCACCGCGCCCAGCATTAAGGATGTGTTTTACACCCCCTATAGCGCCAGCCAAACCACTGAAATGATGATGCCTGGAATTAAGATTCATGGCCAAATTGTCAGCCAGATTTTAGACTCAGTTGCCGGAAAAAAGTCCCAGTATTGGTTTTGGTCTGAACCAGAAAAACTACTCTGGCTCTGGAGCTGCTCAGCGGTAGCTGGTATCTTCGCTTGGCGCTTCCGGCATCCTGCAACACTTGCCGCTGTTGGTTTGCTCAGCTTGGGTGGAATTGTCGGGATTGGGTATGGTCTGTTTTTGCAAATGGGTTGGATTCCGCTGGTCGAACCAGTGATCGGTTATGGCCTTACCACTTTGCTGGTCGTCGCTCAGCGCTTATTCTACAGTACCTACCGCGACCAACTGACGGGATTACTGAATCGCGATGCATTTTTGTACCAATTGCGCCGATCGCTGAAACGCCGCAAAGCTGGTCAGAAAAATCAAGATTTGGCCGTTGTATTTCTCGACCTCGATCAATTCAAGTTAATTAATGAAGGATTAGGCCATGCCACGGGCGATCATCTATTAATCAGCGCGGCCAAACGGTTGCGTCGAGCATTACCCAAATTTTCTAAGCTCGCTCGGGTCGGCGGTGATGAATTTGCTATCTCGCTACAGCATCGCACAAAAGACGAAATAACCCGCGTTTTAGACGAATTACAGCAAATTATGGCCATTCCCTATCACTTGGAAAAACAAGAAGTCCAACTGACAGTGAGTGCTGGCCTGGCTCTGACTCAAGCCGAATATGCCCATAAACCAGAGGATTTGCTGCGGGATGCCCACACCGCTATGTATCGGGCAAAATCTTTAGGTAAGTCGCGCTATGAGGTGTTTGCGACTGGAATGCTCAAAGAAGCAGTCGAACGCTTGCAACTTGAAAGTGATATTCGCCAAGGGATTGAGGCGGAAGAATTTCTGCTGTATTACCAGCCAATCATCTGTCTAAAGACAGGGCGAATTGCCGGTTTTGAGGCACTTGTCCGCTGGCAACATCATGAACGGGGATTTATGCCACCCGGACTATTTATTCCATTAGCGGAGGAAACTGGATTAATTCAGCCTTTAGGAGAGTGGATTTTCCAACAGGCCTGTCATCAAGCGGCTCAGTGGCAACAACAGTTTCCCAATTACGCGGCGTTACAGATGAGCATCAATCTCTCTAGTAGCCAGTTTGGCCAGTCAAATTTGATTCCCATCCTAGAGCAGGCCCTCAAGCAAGCGGGACTCAATGGGGAAGCGATCAAAATTGAAATTACCGAAAGTATGGTGATGGGTGATGTGGAAGCGGCGATCGATCTAATGTTGCAAATTAAATCATTGGGGATGAAACTCAGTATTGATGATTTTGGGACAGGCTATTCCTCGTTAAGCTACCTGCACCGGTTCCCCTTAGACACACTCAAAGTCGATCGATCGTTTGTCAGTCGAATGGATGAAAGTCATGAAGATAGTGCAATTGTACAGACCATTATTGCCCTCGGACAAAATATGGGCATGAATATTGTGGCAGAGGGCATTGAGCAAGACAGTCAGGTCCAAATGCTGAAAGCGCTAAATTGTGAGTATGGGCAGGGATATCTGTTTGCCAAACCCCTATCAAGTGAAGCCGCAACAGACCTATTGAATCAGCATCCTCAATGGTAG
- a CDS encoding DUF928 domain-containing protein: MAGPGGMRGGFPGRRVGGGSRSDCFTKAPLVALNPKTNFGATTAVYPTFYFSAPSENKPLKVKFVLKNAAGRTIAKRRFVTEPKSGIIAIDLST; the protein is encoded by the coding sequence TTGGCTGGTCCGGGCGGGATGCGTGGTGGGTTTCCCGGTCGGCGCGTGGGGGGTGGGTCGCGTAGTGATTGCTTTACTAAAGCGCCTTTAGTCGCGCTGAACCCGAAAACAAATTTTGGTGCAACAACTGCCGTTTACCCCACGTTCTATTTTTCAGCTCCCTCAGAAAATAAGCCGTTAAAGGTGAAATTTGTCCTGAAAAATGCAGCGGGAAGGACGATCGCGAAACGTCGATTTGTCACCGAGCCGAAGTCAGGCATTATTGCGATTGATCTATCAAC